The following proteins are encoded in a genomic region of Cryptomeria japonica chromosome 11, Sugi_1.0, whole genome shotgun sequence:
- the LOC131041097 gene encoding probable aquaporin PIP2-8: MAKEEGKEVHGLGAKDYTDPPPAPLVDFEEFKLWSFYRALIAEFIATLLFLYVTVATVIGHKRTAANCGSVGLLGIAWAFGGMIFVLVYCTAGISGGHINPAVTFGLFLARKVSLPRAVLYIVAQCLGAICGVGLVKAFQKSFYDMYGGGANSVAPGYSKGTGLGAEIIGTFVLVYTVFSATDPKRSARDSHVPVLAPLPIGFAVFMVHLATIPITGTGINPARSFGAAVIYGHDKIWDDQWIFWVGPFLGAFAAAFYHQYILRAAALKALGSFRSNPNL, from the exons ATGGCTAAGGAAGAAGGTAAGGAGGTGCATGGGCTTGGAGCCAAGGATTACACAGACCCACCCCCTGCACCTCTGGTGGATTTTGAAGAATTCAAGCTCTGGTCTTTTTACAGAGCTCTGATTGCTGAGTTCATTGCTACATTGTTGTTTCTTTACGTCACAGTTGCTACTGTGATTGGTCACAAGAGAACTGCTGCAAACTGTGGAAGTGTTGGGCTTCTGGGTATTGCCTGGGCCTTTGGGGGCATGATCTTTGTGCTGGTTTACTGCACTGCTGGTATTTCAG GTGGGCATATCAATCCTGCTGTCACTTTTGGCCTGTTTCTGGCTAGAAAGGTGTCCTTACCAAGGGCTGTTCTGTACATCGTGGCTCAGTGTCTGGGTGCCATCTGTGGGGTTGGACTTGTAAAGGCATTCCAGAAGAGTTTCTATGACATGTATGGAGGTGGGGCTAACTCAGTAGCCCCTGGTTACTCCAAGGGTACTGGTTTGGGTGCTGAAATAATTGGAACTTTTGTGTTGGTGTACACTGTTTTCTCTGCAACTGATCCTAAACGCAGTGCCCGTGACTCTCATGTTCCT GTCTTGGCTCCACTGCCTATTGGGTTTGCTGTTTTCATGGTACACTTGGCCACCATCCCTATCACAGGAACTGGCATCAACCCTGCAAGGAGCTTTGGAGCTGCTGTAATTTATGGCCATGATAAAATCTGGGACGACCAA TGGATTTTCTGGGTTGGTCCCTTCCTGGGAGCTTTTGCAGCTGCTTTCTATCACCAGTACATTCTAAGGGCAGCAGCCTTAAAGGCTTTAGGATCATTCCGTAGCAACCCCAATTTGTAA